ggggcgggcagggctgggcggACGCCAGCACCTGACGGATGCTCCAGGCGGGCTGTCCCCCCGGGGCTGGGCGCTCCCCTCCGCCCGCAGGCAGCCCGGGACGGCCGCCGCTTTTAAAGTTTGTTTCTGGAGCGTGTTGTGGTTCGCAGGTGAAAAAGCCTGTCTGCAAACAGCCGCCGGCGAGCTGTCCCGGCGGGGAGAGGAGGCGCGGCTTTGTCAGCGCCGCACAAAACCCCCGAATTCCTCTAAACTTTCTTAGACGCGcgagggagggggaaaaatatatatatataggggCCTTTTCATTGCTTGCTTTACCTCTGGCCAGGCTCAATCTAAACCCTTCGCTCCCCCCCTCTCCCCCGGATAATCCTCCCctttattttagaaacacacaaaaccaggTTCCACGCAGCGCTATAGTGGCTACAAGTGAAAGAGAATTGAGCGCCCTGAATCGCCGGGGGAAAATTGGTTCGGCTGAATAGCCCCGGCGAGGGACGGGGCGGCTAATCAGAGCCCGGggggtgctgccctgcagccggGCCCCCCCAAACAGGTGTACGCGGGACTCTCTCAATTACCGCGTCCTCGCATCTGAGGTTTCTGCAAATCCTCCCCTCCCGCATCACGGTGTTTTAAttagagagaggaaggaaagaaacccCGGCATCCAGGCGCTATAATGTAGCGTTGCCTCTttgggggggcgggggggggggggggggggaagggggaagaagaaagtACTGAGAGGAGTGGGGGGGCAGGACAAGGGCTACAAGGGCAAGGGAGAGTCGCCGGGTGCCCCCCAGAGCAGCGGACACCTTTAGGGGGTGACAACTTGCAGAACTTCCCTTTGCTGAACAcgggtctttttttttcattttttttttaattttttttcagcagcgAATTCGAGTCCTGGACACGACTCCCTCCGCATTTATTTAAGGCTAATCACCAGTTACCCTGAGAGGGGAGAGGGCTGGAATTAAACTTAGTTTAATTAACATTAATACACTGTCCTAATTAATGGGTTGGCTATTAATTTATACATGCTGGAGAGGCTCGCAGATAAGTGACAATTTATTAATTATCTTCCAGCTCGGTTGCAACGGAGCTGATTGCAGATGGGTTGCCAAAATAACTCGAGCATGGTTGCGTGGTAgttgctttagaaaaaaaaaaatcattctcccccttcctaaaaaaaaaaaaaaaaaaaaaaaaaaaaaaaaaaaaggaagaagaagaaaaaaaatcctcacgCTCATTCGGAGTGGCTCTTCTAACCCCAGCAAGAACTGGAGCACTCTTTTCCACCCAACTTGTGAATCGCACTTGCCTTCTAATTTGCCACATGCAAAACGATTCCTCTGCTTTGCAAGTTGCTTTTtaagaagggagagagagagaggaaaaacccAGCTCGCACACGAGCGATTTGTGCGTCTTAAACTGGAAGGAAATTGTGCGTGGAGAGGGGGGGCTCGtcttcctctctctgccccaACCCACCGCGCTCCAGCCCGGCGCCTCGGCTTGGGGAAGATCCATGGTGGCATCCCCATGTCATTCTGCTCAAAGTGACTTCATATGATGTCAGCTTTAAATGTTCGAGACCGTGATCTGACGCTCAGGAAGATGTTTGCTATCAAAATGTGACTGTGGCCACGCTGCGCTGCTTGGATGAGTCTCGCCGGAGCTGGGCAAAGGTAAGTGGTCCCAAGGCGAGCCCCGCCGCCCCTCGCCGTGCCCCCCGCCCCTGCTCCCGCATTTCCCGGACCGTGGCCATCGGTGGGGCTCGGCTGGGTGGCATTGGGCTGgggaaggtttttctttttctttttttttttttttttttttaatactaacAAGGTCTAGCTTGCATGTTACTTTAGCGTGTTCCGCTTAATGAGCAGTAATCTGGTACCCTACGTGCCATTGTTCTTGAATATGTTCATTTGAATGTAAATAGGGAGGGGGTGCCGgtggggggtggggtggggggagaacAAGGTGCTTATTAAATTGATTTGTCTCCTGGCTTTTCTGGAATGCAGAGCCGAGCGCGGGAGCGAGTCGCTGCTCACACCAAGTTCCCGCACGGCGGAGCGACATGGCGAACCCGGGGTCGCTGGAGACGGTCAtgccttcctcctgcccccGGCACGACGGCAGAGCCGCCACCGCTAACCCCTCCAAGACCCTGGCCTTCTCCATCGAGCGGATCATGGCAAAGACGTCGGAGCCCAAGCCGGCCTTCGAGGAGCGGCacggcgggccggggccggagccAGGCAAGAAGCCGCTGAGCCTGTGCTCGCCCCTGCCCTGCGTGATCCCCATCCCGCCTCTGGGCTACGAGCTGCCCTCCAAGACTCTCAACTACTCGGAGCTGTGGAAGAGCAGCCtgcggggcggtgcggggctCTGCAAAGCCAACTGCGGCGTCTGCTGCAAGGCAGAGCTCGCCCTGGGCCAGCCCAGCGGCCGGCTCATCAAGCCGCAGGTCATCCACCAGGCAGGGGCCGTTCCGGCTGCCCCCCGCTCCCTCTACTACTTCAACTACCTGGACGCCGCGTACCACCCGGCCGACCTCCTGCACGGACAGCTCTTCCCGGCCGGCCTGCTGGGCGCCCCGTCGCCGGGGGGGCTCTCGGCCCACCagaagcttttcctgctggagaaCGCCAAGCTGGCGGGGCTGGCGGCCGAGAagctgccgccgccgcctcccttCGCCCACAAGGAGCGGCTGCCGGGACACCTGGACCAGGTGATgaaggaggcggcggcggcggagcgcggcggccCCCCCAAGGGCCACGCCAAGAtggggggcggcggcggcggggcggcggagGGCAAGCCCAAAAACTTTACCTGCGAGGTCTGCGGCAAGGTAAGGGGGGCGCCGGCATCGGGTGGGGGAaccgggggcggcggcggtggcggggCCGTGCCTGACCTCGCCTTCCCGGCGCTTCCCCGCAGGTGTTCAACGCGCACTACAACCTCACCCGCCACATGCCGGTGCACACGGGGGCCCGGCCTTTCGTCTGCAAGGTCTGCGGGAAGGGCTTCCGCCAGGCCAGCACCCTGTGCCGGCACAAAATCATCCACACCCAGGTAGGTGGGGGGCGGCCGGGTtgcgggaggcggcggccgcCCCTGCTCTCCGCGCAGCCCCCACTGACGGGCCTCTCGCACCCCGGTGCAGGAGAAACCCCACAAGTGCAACCAGTGCGGAAAGGCGTTCAACAGGAGCTCCACGCTCAACACCCACATCCGCATCCACGCCGGCTACAAGCCCTTCGTCTGCGAGTTCTGCGGCAAGGGCTTCCACCAGAAAGGTGAGCCGAGCCGGGACGCGTCGGGGCCCTCGCCCGTCATTAGCGGGGATTAAACGCGGCGAGCCCTGCCCGGCTGGGGAAAGCGAGGGGCGCGGGCGGATCCGCCGCCGCTCCCAATTACTTTCCCTCTAAGCTGGGCCGCATCGCCGGGCAGTGCTGACGGTTCCCCCTAAACgctttttaaatgaaaggtgCCGGGCCTTGGTCCTAATCCAGAGCCCTCCGTTTGCCGCGGGTCACCGGGTTGACCCTGCTTCTCATTTGTGCCATGCCAGTTGCGCGCTGCTCGGCGCTGACGAGGACCGAGTTTGACAAGTGGGACGGGGGTGCGGGTGGAGACACTTCCTAATGCCCCCCTTACCTGTGCACCGTGCGGCCCGGGCACCCTCGGGTAACtcccttttccatctttttcctctttcgCAGGCAACTACAAGAACCACAAGCTGACCCACAGCGGAGAGAAGCAGTACAAGTGCACCATTTGCAACAAAGCCTTCCACCAGATCTATAACTTGACTTTCCACATGCACACCCACAATGACAAGAAGCCCTTTACGTGTGTCACTTGCGGGAAAGGATTTTGCAGAAACTTTGATTTAAAGAAGCACGTCCGAAAGTTGCACGACAGCGTCTCCAGCGCTCCTCCGCCGCGGGACCCTGGGCGCAGCGGGCAGAGCTAAGGGCCCGGCG
This portion of the Motacilla alba alba isolate MOTALB_02 chromosome 12, Motacilla_alba_V1.0_pri, whole genome shotgun sequence genome encodes:
- the FEZF2 gene encoding fez family zinc finger protein 2; its protein translation is MANPGSLETVMPSSCPRHDGRAATANPSKTLAFSIERIMAKTSEPKPAFEERHGGPGPEPGKKPLSLCSPLPCVIPIPPLGYELPSKTLNYSELWKSSLRGGAGLCKANCGVCCKAELALGQPSGRLIKPQVIHQAGAVPAAPRSLYYFNYLDAAYHPADLLHGQLFPAGLLGAPSPGGLSAHQKLFLLENAKLAGLAAEKLPPPPPFAHKERLPGHLDQVMKEAAAAERGGPPKGHAKMGGGGGGAAEGKPKNFTCEVCGKVFNAHYNLTRHMPVHTGARPFVCKVCGKGFRQASTLCRHKIIHTQEKPHKCNQCGKAFNRSSTLNTHIRIHAGYKPFVCEFCGKGFHQKGNYKNHKLTHSGEKQYKCTICNKAFHQIYNLTFHMHTHNDKKPFTCVTCGKGFCRNFDLKKHVRKLHDSVSSAPPPRDPGRSGQS